The Reinekea forsetii genome contains the following window.
ATGTCACAGACCGATGTCAGCAACCTAACCGACCAGATTCTGCGCGAAATCGATCGCCGCAGAAGCAACCAATAAGGGGCTGAACAGATGAACGCAAAAAGTAGCCTACTAGTAGTCGTGCTCGGCCTAGTGATATTGGCAGCCAGCAGCAGTATGTTTATCATCGAAGAGCGTCAAACGGCCATACGGCTGTATTTCGGTGAAGTCACGGCTTGGGACATTGAGCCGGGTCTGCATTTTAAGATCCCACTGGTGCATCAGATCAAGAAGTTCGATAACCGTTTGATTACGCTCGACAGTCAGGCCGAACGCTTTATTACCAGCGAACAGAAGAGCTTGGAAGTGGACTCCTACGTGCAATGGCGCATCACGGAAACACTGAAATTCTACACCGCCAACAGTGGCGGTGATTTCTTCCGCGCTAACGAGGTACTTGGCTCTCGAGTCAATGCGGCTCTGCGCGACGCCTTTGGTGACAAGTCTCTGCGTGAAGTGGTCACGGGTCTGAAAACTGGTGAAATACTGTCCTCTGGTAACAACATACGCAGCGATGAAGGTGAACGAGATGCCCTGATGCAGCGTGTCTTGCAGAAGGTCAATGCCGTGGCCGTAACCGAACTGGGGATTCAGGTCGTCGATATTCGTATCAAGGCGATCGATCTGCCGCAGGAAGTGTCCAGCGATGTATTCCGTCGTATGCGCTCAGACCGGGATCAGGAAGCGCGAAAATTCCGTTCCGAAGGTCAGCGTCAGGCAGAAATTATTCAGGCCAATGCCGATCAAGAGCGAACCATTACCATCGCCAACGCGTTCCGAGAGTCTGAACAGATTCGCGGTGCTGGTGATGCCGATGCGGCGAAAATTTATACCAGCGCCTATTCGGTCGATTCTGAGTTCTATGCCTTTCACCGCAGTTTGAGGGCCTATCGCAATGCCTTCAACTCGACGGGTGATATGCTGGTGCTGGAGCCGGATAGCGACTTCTTCCGTTACTTGAATAATCAGAACGGAAAACCCTAACGATATGACTGGGCGAAAGCCCTAAGTCTCTGTATAATCTTGCAACCGGGCAGATGCCCGGTTTTTTTGTGCCTAAATTTGTGACATTACGGGATTTCAGATCGAATGACCATTTCAGAACGCTGGCTTTTACCGGACGGCATAGAAGAGATTCTGCCGCCGCAGGCCGCCCGTATCGAAGCTTTACGCCGCGCCCTACTCGATGAGTATCGGGTGTGGGGCTATGATCTGCTGCAACCGCCCTCGGCGGAATATTTGGAGTCCCTCTTGACCGGGGTCGGCCACGACCTCGATCTGTTGACCTTTAAGATTACCGACCAGCGCTCAGGCCGCTTGATGGGCATTAGCGCTGACCGGACCCAACAGGTCGCGCGCATGGACGCCCATTCGATCCCCAAAATCGGTGTCGCGCGCTACTGCTATTGTGGTGAGGTGCTGCATACCAAGGCGACCCACCTGCTATCATCGCGCAGTCCGATGCAAATTGGCGCTGAATTGTATGGCTATTCGGGCTTGGATAGCGAAGTTGAAATTGTGTCCCTAATGTTAAGTTCACTTCAGAGCGCCGGTCTGAAACAGATAACGGTCGATCTGGGTCACGTTGGTATCTATCATGCTTTGGTCGCCGAGACCGAGTTGAGTGCCAGTCAGCAGACCGAACTCTACGGCCTATTGCGTCTGCGCGCCTTGCCAGAGCTCCAGCAATGGCTTGCCGCGGTTGATATGGCCGAGGAGCATAAGGCGATTTTCCTGAAATTACCGGCCATGGCCGGCTCATTGGACGATCTGGAACTTTGGGTGGAGGAGTTTGCCGAGGCTCCTAAGGCTGTTTTGGCAGCATTGCAGACCCTTAAATCGATTGCCCTGGCGATCCGGCAGGCATTTCCTGAGGTCCGAATTCATTTTGATTTGGCCGAATTACGAAATTTTAACTATCATACCGGCCTGGTTTTCTCCGCCTTTGTGCCTGGCTTTGGCCAGCCAGTGGCGCGTGGTGGGCGCTATGATCATACCGGTGAAGTGTTCGGACGTTCTCGACCGGCTACCGGCTTCTCCAGTGATCTAAAAATACTGGCCACCCTAGTGGTCAGTGATTGGGCTGAAACGCCTGGTATCTTGGCACCTGCGAGCAATGATCCGGCATTGGCTGGGGTTATTCGAAGCTTGCGGGCTCAGGGTGAACGGATTATTCAATTATTTAGCGAACAACCCGAGAGCGACGAGCTGGGTTGTGATCGGGTATTGGTGCAGGACAATGGCCAATGGCATATTCAACTGATTTCTCAAAACGGACAAGTTTAAAATGGGTAAGAATGTAGTCGTACTGGGCACCCAATGGGGTGATGAAGGCAAAGGCAAGATTGTTGACCTGTTGACCGAAAACGCAGATGCAGTGGTCCGATTCCAGGGTGGCCACAATGCCGGTCACACCATTGTAATTGACGGTAAAAAAACCGCATTACATCTGATTCCGTCTGGTGTAATGCGCCCAGGTGTGACCTGCGTCATCGGCAACGGCGTGGTTTTGTCCATCACCGCCTTGCAACGTGAAATGGCCATGCTGGAAGAGAAAGGGGTGCCCGTGCGCGAGCGTCTGCGTGTTTCTCAGGGTTGCCCACTAATTTTACCGGTCCACGTTGCCCTAGATCAGGCGCGTGAGGCCAAGCGTGGCATTAAGAAAATCGGTACCACCGGGCGTGGCATCGGGCCGGCCTATGAAGACAAGGTCAGCCGTCGCGGGGTCCGCCTGGGAGATGTGTTCCAGGCCGGCTTCAAGGAAAAGTTGACCGAAGTGCTGAATTACCACAACTTTATGCTCAAAGAATACTACGGTGCCGAAACAGTAGATGTCGATCAGTGCATCGCGGAGGTTATCGCCGACGCTAAAAGTATCCTAGATATCACCACCGATACGGTCAGCTTGGTGCACGAGATTCGCGAGCGCAGTGGTAACATCATGTTCGAAGGCGCCCAAGGCTCGTTACTCGATATCGACCACGGTACCTATCCCTATGTGACCTCGTCTAATACCACGGCCGGCGGTGTCGCCACCGGTTCCGGTGTCGGTCCGCTGTATCTGGATCAGATCATGGGCATCACCAAGGCCTACACCACTCGAGTCGGTGCCGGTCCATTCCCGACTGAACTGTTTGACGACAACGGCAAATACCTGGCCGAAAAGGGCCAAGAAGTGGGTACTACTACCGGCCGGGCTCGACGTTGTGGCTGGTTTGATGCAGTATTGGTCAAGCACAGTATCCGGATTAACTCGATCAATGCCATCTGCCTGACCAAACTCGACGTGCTCGATGGTCTGGATATCGTCAAGGTCTGTGTCGGTTATCAGGATGAGGCGGGACAGGCAGTGGCTTGGCCGGCGTCATCCGAAGCCTTTGATACCGTAACACCCGTCTACGTCGACCTGCCCGGTTGGCATGATTCCACCGTAGGTGCTAAGTCACTGGCTGATTTACCGAAGAATGCCCGTGCCTACATCGAATACATCGAAAAGGCTATCGGCGCCCGAATCGATATAGTGTCCACTGGACCCGATCGAGTTGAAACCATCGTGTTAAAGCACTCCTTCGAACTCTGAGACACCACACTAGCGCGGGATAGGTCGCTAAAAGAACGCAGTTGCACAGTGCAGCTGCGTTCTCGTTTTCCTTCCGATGAAGTCTTTCCTACAAATTGAGTCCATCTCCCGTTATACTAATTTTTCTAAAATAACAATGAAATATGGATATTGTGAAAAAAAATAACTCAACTTTAGACCCTCACCTAGAACGTGAGGCGGAAAAATACGATAACCCAATTCCCAGTCGTGAATTTATTGGTGAGCACCTTGCCCAACGCAAAGGGCCCGCAAGCCATCCTGAATTGTGTTTTGAATTGTCCCTAGTAACTGAAGACGATGTTGAAGCTCTGCGCCGGCGTTTGCTGGCCATGGTCCGAGATGGCCAATTACTCTGTTCACGCAGTGGTGCCTTCGGCCTAATCGACAAAATGGATCTGATCCGCGGACGTGTACAAGGCCATCGCGATGGCTTTGGCTTTCTAATCCCGGAACAAGGCGGTGATGATTTTGTGCTCAATAACCGCCAGATGCGTTGTTGTTTTGATGGCGACATCGTATTAGCCCGCAAAGGCGATAAAGATCAACGTGGCCGAGTTGAGGCGATCATCACTGAGGTGATTGAACGTCGTACGCCCGAGTTGGTTGGTCGGTTCCGCTGGGAAGGCGACTTTGGTTTCGTAACCCCCGAAAACAAGCGTATTAGCCAAAATGTTCTGATCCCAGCCAAAGATGTTGCCGACGCTAAAGATGGCGACATCGTGTTGGTTGAGATCGTCGAACAACCTGAATTTCGTAAACAACCTATTGGTCGGGTCAAAACCGTTCTGGGTGCTCATATGGCGCCCGGCATGGAAATCGACATCGCCATGCAAACCTATGACATTCCGCACGAATGGCCGCAAGATGTCGAAGTCCAGATCGTCGATTTCGGTACCGAGGTCAAGGAAGGCGACAAGGTCAATCGGGTCGATCTGCGCGACAAGGCCTTCGTCACGATCGACGGTGAAGATGCGCGTGATTTCGATGACGCGGTATTTGCTCAGGCGATGAAGAACGGCGGAACACGCCTTTATGTCGCGATCGCGGACGTGTCGCACTATGTTGCCGTGCACAGCCCGCTCGATGTGGAAGCGCGTAATCGCGGCACCTCAGTCTACTTTCCGGAACGGGTTATCCCAATGTTACCGGAAGTACTGTCCAATGGTCTCTGTTCGCTCAATCCGCAAACCGATCGTTTGGCGTTGGTTTGTGAGATGGAAGTCAGCGCATTGGGCGTGGTCGACCATTTTCGCTTTATGGAAGGCATTATCTATTCGCATGCCCGTCTGACCTATACTCGGGTGGCCGAGGTGCTCGACAAGAGTGAACCGAGCCATCGTGCCGCCTTGGTGGCTGAGTATGGTGTTAACGTCGAGAAAAATATCGACGCGCTCTATGCTGTCTATAAGGGCTTCGGTATTGCTCGCTCAATCCGCGGTGCGATCGAATTTGAAACCCGCGAAACGCGCATTGTCTTCAATGATGAACAGAAGATTGACCGCATCGTGGCAACCTCGCGTAACGACGCGCATCGCCTGATCGAAGAATGCATGTTGGCGGCCAACGTCTGCGCTGCAACCCTGATTGAAACGATGGAAATTCCGTGCCTCTATCGCGTGCACGATACGCCGTCGCCAGAGCGCTTGCAGAATCTGCGTGAATATATGGGCGAACATGGCCTAGGCGTAACCGGCGGCATGAAGCCAAAGGCCGCCGATTACCAGAAGCTACTGCACCAGATTCGTGGTCGTGAAGACTTTGAACTGTTGCAAACGGTTATGCTGCGCTCAATGGCACAGGCTGTGTATCAGATGGAAAACCTGGGCCACTTTGGTTTGTCCTTTGATCGCTATGCTCACTTCACCTCGCCGATTCGACGCTATCCAGATTTGCTCGTGCATCGTGCGATCCGTTCGGTGATTCGCAGTAAAAAGCGCACCGCCTTAGTGACTCGGGTCAAAGAAGCCGAGCTGATGGCGACAGCGGATATCTATCCGTATGACGTCAAGCAGATGCTCGAGCTGGGTGAACATTGCTCGATGGCCGAACGACGCGCCGATGAAGCCACTCGTGATGTGGTCACTTGGTTGAAATGTGAATATATGAACGATCATATAGGCTCAGAATTCAGTGGCACCGTGTCGGCGGTGACCAATTTTGGTCTCTTTGTTCAGTTGGACGATATCTACGTTGATGGCTTGGTGCACATTTCCAGCCTGCAATCGGATTATTACCAGTACGAGCAAAGCGCGCATCGCTTGGTCGGCGACCGCACCCGTATCGTCTATAGCCTAGGCGATAAGCTGCAAATCCGCGTGGTTCGCGTCAGCTTGGACGATCGTAAGATCGATTTCGAACTGGCCGAAGGTGGCGTGACCAAACCCGATCGGGGTCGTAAGGGCAGCACTCAGCGCAAGCCGGCGAAACGTCAAGAGAGTTCGACCGATGGGTCCGATCAGGGTAATAAAGCCAGTACAGATGGCAAGCCGAAGAAGCGCAGTGGCAGCCGTAGCGGCGGCCGTAAGCGTTAATCGAACGGTCCTCGATCGTTCTGAGATCGGCCGATCCCGACAAGGTGCGCCTGTTCAGCAGGCGCGCCCGTTAGTTTAGACACGGACGCCCAGAATAATACCCGCCCCTATCGCCTGCTTAGCAAATTTCGGAGAAATCTAACAATGACGGATTCCATGTGGGTCTTTGGTTTACACGCTGCACAAAGCGCCGTGGAAACGCACCCGGAACGGATCAAAGAGGTGGTACTGCTCAAGGGCCGCCAAGATAATCGTATGAATCGACTGCTCGATTTGGTGCGAGCTCAGGACGTCAAGTTTCGCCTGGTGAACCGGGAAGACTTTGATCGTATTCTGCACAAGCATGAGCTGATGGAAGGCCGCCATCAGGGCGTTTTAGTACAGACTCTGGCGGCACCGGTACTCAAAGAGGCCGATCTGGAGGAAATGCTCGACGCGCTGACGGTCCCGCCGCTGTTGCTAATTCTCGATGGGGTTACCGATCCGCATAACATCGGCGCCTGTCTGCGGTCCTGTGACGCCGCCGGTGCGCACGGTTTGATCGTGCCGAAGGACAAGTCGGCTAGCCTGACCCCTGCCGCGGTCAAAGTGGCCAGTGGCGCTACCGATACGGTGCCCTTCTTCGCGGTGACCAACTTGGCGCGCACGCTCGAGGCGCTGAAGAGTCGGGGGATCTGGATCTATGGCACGGCCGGCGAGGCCAAGAGTTCGGTCTACCAAACGCCGTTAACGGGCCCGATCGCACTGGTTATGGGGGCCGAAGGCAGTGGCTTGCGCCGCCTGACCCGAGAAACCTGTGATGGTCTAGTTTACCTACCGATGGCCGGTCAGGTCAGCAGCCTCAATGTCTCCGTTGCCGCCGGTGTATGTCTGTTTGAAGCAGTACGCCAGCGTTTGAGCGCTGCCGCACCATAGGGGCGTCTCTGGATCCCCTTTCTGCTTTTGGGCACCGGTCAGCGGTAGCCCATATCTCTGTCTTAAATATTACCCAGCTCAGTTCGGATAAAGCCGCAGTGCCTCATCGGGTGCGCGCGCCGAGCCTGTTCGACCGATCAGGCGCTCCAAGGCTTGCACCAATGCGGTCATGGCTGAGGCGCTCGGAGGTGTCGCTTGGTCGCTAAAAAGCGATCGTTCCAGATCTTCAAAACTTTGTCGTGTTGACTGATCCAAGCGGGCTTTTACTACCGTTAGGGGGTCATTGCCTGCCCCGGTCAATCGCAGCAGACATTGATAGAGGCCGGAATAGTCCGAGGCCTTTGCCAAACGTTGGGCTACTGCCCAATTGGGCGAGACCGCGCCAGGTGTTAGGACGTCCGTGCTGCGTGCCGTCGTTACAGTTCTTACCTGGCGCCACCACAGCCCTAACGTGAGCAACCACCCAAGGCCCGCCAGAAGCGTGGCGTAAAGCCAGTAATTGGGTCCAAACGGGGCCAGTTCGGGCTGCTCGGTTGACCGACTCTCAGGGCTCAATAGCGGCTCGGCGCCCGGAGCTTGTCCGGTCCCTTTCGGGCTGACCTGGGTGGTCGCCACTACCCTGATAGTGCGCTCCGGAAGCTCGGCCCATGCCAGCGTGTCGGTGTCGGTATTCCACCATGGAATACGGATGGCGGGGATACGATAGGTACCCGGCGTGTCGATGGTCAAGGCCGCAGAATCTAGGCGCTGGTTGTCGCTGAAGGTGGCTTCGTTACGATACAGCCTCAGACGACTGTCTAACGAGGCGCTGATCGTCGCTAAGGGGTCGGGCAGCCGGCTGGCGGCCAAACCCTGGGTTTGGGTAGAGATCTGCCAGTCGAGGTGGCTGTTCGTATCCATAGGCTGACCGGTATCGAGATTGTCGCTCAGCCGTATTTCGGTCGCGGGCAGCCAATAGGCATCGGACGGGAAGCTGGCTGGGATCGCGCGAATCTCAATCGGCTCAAGATCGACCGTGCGGCTAAAGCGGACGTAGCGACCTTGGGCCGAATCGGGGTACTCGCCGTTAAACACGATGGTCGGTATCTTGACCGCGCCCGGATTTTTCGGCGTCAGTTCCAATACTTGACGATAGAGGTTATAGGTCTGACCGTTGCGGGTGGTATTGGTGTTTTCCTCCTTCACGAGCCGCGTTTCAAAGCTGTCCAAATCGATCGTTTCGATCGCGCCCTTGACCTGGATCTTATAGGCAAACTCCAGGACTATTTCA
Protein-coding sequences here:
- the hflC gene encoding protease modulator HflC codes for the protein MNAKSSLLVVVLGLVILAASSSMFIIEERQTAIRLYFGEVTAWDIEPGLHFKIPLVHQIKKFDNRLITLDSQAERFITSEQKSLEVDSYVQWRITETLKFYTANSGGDFFRANEVLGSRVNAALRDAFGDKSLREVVTGLKTGEILSSGNNIRSDEGERDALMQRVLQKVNAVAVTELGIQVVDIRIKAIDLPQEVSSDVFRRMRSDRDQEARKFRSEGQRQAEIIQANADQERTITIANAFRESEQIRGAGDADAAKIYTSAYSVDSEFYAFHRSLRAYRNAFNSTGDMLVLEPDSDFFRYLNNQNGKP
- a CDS encoding ATP phosphoribosyltransferase regulatory subunit yields the protein MTISERWLLPDGIEEILPPQAARIEALRRALLDEYRVWGYDLLQPPSAEYLESLLTGVGHDLDLLTFKITDQRSGRLMGISADRTQQVARMDAHSIPKIGVARYCYCGEVLHTKATHLLSSRSPMQIGAELYGYSGLDSEVEIVSLMLSSLQSAGLKQITVDLGHVGIYHALVAETELSASQQTELYGLLRLRALPELQQWLAAVDMAEEHKAIFLKLPAMAGSLDDLELWVEEFAEAPKAVLAALQTLKSIALAIRQAFPEVRIHFDLAELRNFNYHTGLVFSAFVPGFGQPVARGGRYDHTGEVFGRSRPATGFSSDLKILATLVVSDWAETPGILAPASNDPALAGVIRSLRAQGERIIQLFSEQPESDELGCDRVLVQDNGQWHIQLISQNGQV
- a CDS encoding adenylosuccinate synthase, producing MGKNVVVLGTQWGDEGKGKIVDLLTENADAVVRFQGGHNAGHTIVIDGKKTALHLIPSGVMRPGVTCVIGNGVVLSITALQREMAMLEEKGVPVRERLRVSQGCPLILPVHVALDQAREAKRGIKKIGTTGRGIGPAYEDKVSRRGVRLGDVFQAGFKEKLTEVLNYHNFMLKEYYGAETVDVDQCIAEVIADAKSILDITTDTVSLVHEIRERSGNIMFEGAQGSLLDIDHGTYPYVTSSNTTAGGVATGSGVGPLYLDQIMGITKAYTTRVGAGPFPTELFDDNGKYLAEKGQEVGTTTGRARRCGWFDAVLVKHSIRINSINAICLTKLDVLDGLDIVKVCVGYQDEAGQAVAWPASSEAFDTVTPVYVDLPGWHDSTVGAKSLADLPKNARAYIEYIEKAIGARIDIVSTGPDRVETIVLKHSFEL
- the rnr gene encoding ribonuclease R, with protein sequence MDIVKKNNSTLDPHLEREAEKYDNPIPSREFIGEHLAQRKGPASHPELCFELSLVTEDDVEALRRRLLAMVRDGQLLCSRSGAFGLIDKMDLIRGRVQGHRDGFGFLIPEQGGDDFVLNNRQMRCCFDGDIVLARKGDKDQRGRVEAIITEVIERRTPELVGRFRWEGDFGFVTPENKRISQNVLIPAKDVADAKDGDIVLVEIVEQPEFRKQPIGRVKTVLGAHMAPGMEIDIAMQTYDIPHEWPQDVEVQIVDFGTEVKEGDKVNRVDLRDKAFVTIDGEDARDFDDAVFAQAMKNGGTRLYVAIADVSHYVAVHSPLDVEARNRGTSVYFPERVIPMLPEVLSNGLCSLNPQTDRLALVCEMEVSALGVVDHFRFMEGIIYSHARLTYTRVAEVLDKSEPSHRAALVAEYGVNVEKNIDALYAVYKGFGIARSIRGAIEFETRETRIVFNDEQKIDRIVATSRNDAHRLIEECMLAANVCAATLIETMEIPCLYRVHDTPSPERLQNLREYMGEHGLGVTGGMKPKAADYQKLLHQIRGREDFELLQTVMLRSMAQAVYQMENLGHFGLSFDRYAHFTSPIRRYPDLLVHRAIRSVIRSKKRTALVTRVKEAELMATADIYPYDVKQMLELGEHCSMAERRADEATRDVVTWLKCEYMNDHIGSEFSGTVSAVTNFGLFVQLDDIYVDGLVHISSLQSDYYQYEQSAHRLVGDRTRIVYSLGDKLQIRVVRVSLDDRKIDFELAEGGVTKPDRGRKGSTQRKPAKRQESSTDGSDQGNKASTDGKPKKRSGSRSGGRKR
- the rlmB gene encoding 23S rRNA (guanosine(2251)-2'-O)-methyltransferase RlmB; this translates as MTDSMWVFGLHAAQSAVETHPERIKEVVLLKGRQDNRMNRLLDLVRAQDVKFRLVNREDFDRILHKHELMEGRHQGVLVQTLAAPVLKEADLEEMLDALTVPPLLLILDGVTDPHNIGACLRSCDAAGAHGLIVPKDKSASLTPAAVKVASGATDTVPFFAVTNLARTLEALKSRGIWIYGTAGEAKSSVYQTPLTGPIALVMGAEGSGLRRLTRETCDGLVYLPMAGQVSSLNVSVAAGVCLFEAVRQRLSAAAP
- a CDS encoding BatD family protein, producing MVTAWRLGALITMFLVVGLAEAAVSAQVDRTELYNDESLVLTVTVSPAAELNSTDLAALASLFSIEQRVQQQSSQNINGRARSRVDYQFRLSSKARGVVAIPSIRAGDEQSEPIFVTVLDARQRGDSLAEDAVQFTGRLSNNRPYVDQAFEIVLEFAYKIQVKGAIETIDLDSFETRLVKEENTNTTRNGQTYNLYRQVLELTPKNPGAVKIPTIVFNGEYPDSAQGRYVRFSRTVDLEPIEIRAIPASFPSDAYWLPATEIRLSDNLDTGQPMDTNSHLDWQISTQTQGLAASRLPDPLATISASLDSRLRLYRNEATFSDNQRLDSAALTIDTPGTYRIPAIRIPWWNTDTDTLAWAELPERTIRVVATTQVSPKGTGQAPGAEPLLSPESRSTEQPELAPFGPNYWLYATLLAGLGWLLTLGLWWRQVRTVTTARSTDVLTPGAVSPNWAVAQRLAKASDYSGLYQCLLRLTGAGNDPLTVVKARLDQSTRQSFEDLERSLFSDQATPPSASAMTALVQALERLIGRTGSARAPDEALRLYPN